In a genomic window of Trachemys scripta elegans isolate TJP31775 chromosome 12, CAS_Tse_1.0, whole genome shotgun sequence:
- the LOC117885420 gene encoding olfactory receptor 6N1-like, whose protein sequence is MEDTDWGNQTTIMEFILLGFGDLPDLQILLFLLFLVIYTTTVAGNTLIVLLVVADQHLHTPMYFFLGNLSCLETCYTSTILPRMLASLLTGDKTISVSGCLTQLYFFGALASTECYLLAVMSYDRYLAICKPLHYSSLMNIRFCLQLAAGSWLNGCLAITIFILCVSQFIFCGPNEIDHFYCDPIPLIKLSCGDTHLIILVDFILACVFTLPPFLLTLMSYVCIIATILRIPSTTGRQKSFSTCSSHLIVVTIFYGTLMIVYMLPKVDTLRVLNKVLSLCYTVLTPLVNPLIYSLRNREVREALHKALSKYITFTKNIENPR, encoded by the coding sequence ATGGAAGACACGGACTGGGGAAACCAAACCACCATCATGGAATTCATTCTCCTGGGATTCGGGGATCTCCCTGACCTgcaaattcttctcttcctgctgttccTAGTGATCTACACCACAACTGTGGCTGGGAACACCCTCATTGTCCTGCTtgttgtggctgatcagcacctgcacacccccatgtacttctttctggggaatttgtcctgcttagagacctgctacacctccaccattctgcccaggatgctggccagtctcctgactggggatAAAACCATCTCAGTCAGTGGCTGCCTCACACAACTGTACTTCTTTGGTGCTCTGGCATCTACAGAATGCTATCTGCTAGCtgtgatgtcttatgatcggtatttagcaaTATGTAAACCCTTGCATTATTCATCTCTTATGAATATCAGGTTTTGTCTCCAGTTGGCTGCTGGGTCATGGTTAAATGGGTGCTTAGCTATTACCATCTTCATATTATGTGTGTCACAGTTCATATTCTGTGGTCcaaatgaaattgaccatttctattGTGATCCCATCCCACTGATAAAACTCTCCTGCGGGGACACTCACCTGATCATATTGGTGGATTTCATTCTAGCCTGTGTATTCACCTTGCCTCCATTTCTACTAACCCTGATGTCCTATGTGTGTATCATAgccaccatcctgagaatcccatCCACCACAGGGAGGCAAAAGtcattttccacctgctcctcccacctcattgtggtgacaattttctatgggaCACTAATGATTGTCTACATGCTACCGAAAGTTGATACACTAAGAGTCCTAAATAAAGTGCTCTCGCTTTGCTACACAGTGCTGACTCCCCTGGTGAACCCCCTCATCTACAgtctgagaaacagagaggtcagGGAAGCCTTGCACAAAGCGCTCAGTAAATACATAACTTTCACAAAGAACATAGAGAATCCTAGATAA